One region of Nycticebus coucang isolate mNycCou1 chromosome 10, mNycCou1.pri, whole genome shotgun sequence genomic DNA includes:
- the ZNF473 gene encoding zinc finger protein 473 isoform X2 — MAETHQRSSSRTEVMGIHLWVPEPSIQGPTYRKLLEVFVLETRSLIKVSARLVPSECCEGEFVTCLLVEFVTLKDVAMDFTLDDWKELGLDQGDLFWDTALDNYQNLFLLDPLRPNLTTHLDGNGELEALVRKSPEATGPDTVETKNSSLKQDFLEEGLSQEILETFSKDGFWNSNFVEDCIDESWLDSLLGDPESLLRSDVTTNKESSKECKSHEFKRGLSPISLLSTGEDSVVHDLPEKTFTPAKSNEDRSNFGYYSDQSQQNSVQGGEKPYKCSECGKSFSGSYHLIQHWIIHTREKPTVHQECERSSCLFVHPMTQTGYKSYVCKECGETFSQNTHLEWHRKTHTGEKPCKSQDRDQQSLCGKRSFKFHRTHIISKSYKCNDCDKTFSQTFHLIRHQKIHTPKRYECAKCQATFNLSKRFIQHQKTHAAKATSECQECGKVFRHSSLLIEHQAVHTGEKPYKCNECGKLFSYNSTLKIHQRVHSGEKPYKCSECGKAFCRYTHLNEHQQIHSGYRPHKCQECVKSFNRPSKLIRHQSIHTTEKPYSCSECKETFSHNEHLVQHQKIHTVETPYECQECGERFTCISTLNCHQSVHTREKQVFDVNRKTLDQSTEQREHLRFDEKHFKCNKCEKTFSDSRYLIQHKRIHTIMKPFECDQCGQGFGQSAQLIHHQRIHSLAGPHEHGEHRKAFSSSTSLIELQSFHTSKHPFKCNKCEKTFSQRASLSEHRLIHIGEKPFKCNKCDRVFTQNNYLIQHQRIHAEKKPLECKECGKTFSQSSCLSKHHRIHTGEKPYECGDCGKAFSLSAELNRHQRVHTGEKPYICQECGKGFSQGSCLTIHQRVHTGEKPYICSECGKAFAQKANLTQHKRIHTGEKPYTCDVCGRAFGFSAHLSQHQRIHTQEKPYQCQHCQKTFRSCSALSRHQRVHK; from the exons ATGGCTGAG ACCCACCAGAGAAGCTCCTCAAGGACGGAAGTGATGGGGATTCATCTGTGGGTTCCAGAGCCCAGCATACAGGGCCCTACATACAGGAAGCTTCTTGAGGTGtttg ttctggagaccagaagcctgatcaaggtgtcagcaaggcTAGTGCCTTCTGAGTGCTGTGAAGGAGAATTTGTTACCTGCCTTCTGGTG GAATTTGTGACCCTCAAGGATGTGGCCATGGACTTCACTTTGGATGATTGGAAGGAGCTGGGCCTAGACCAAGGGGACCTGTTTTGGGACACAGCACTGGACAACTACCAGAATCTCTTCCTGCTGG ACCCCCTAAGACCCAACTTGACCACCCACTTGGATGGCAATGGAGAGCTGGAGGCCCTGGTGAGAAAAAGCCCAGAAGCGACAGGCCCTG ACACGGTTGAGACCAAGAACTCTTCTTTGAAGCAGGATTTCTTGGAAGAAGGACTCtcccaagagattttggagaCGTTTTCCAAGGATGGATTTTGGAACTCCAATTTTGTAGAAGATTGTATAGATGAGAGCTGGTTAGATAGTTTGCTGGGAGATCCAGAAAGTCTTCTGAGGTCTGATGTTACCACCAACAAAGAAAGTTCCAAAGAATGTAAGAGTCACGAGTTCAAGAGAGGCCTTAGTCCTATATCCCTCCTTTCCACAGGAGAGGACTCTGTGGTACACGATCTTCCTGAAAAGACCTTCACGCCAGCTAAGTCTAATGAAGATAGGAGTAACTTTGGCTACTACTCAGACCAGAGCCAGCAGAATTCTGTCCAGGGAGGGGAGAAACCATATAAATGTAGTGAATGTGGGAAAAGCTTTAGTGGGAGTTACCATCTTATCCAGCACTGGATTATTCATACTAGGGAGAAACCTACTGTGCATCAAGAGTGTGAGAGAAGTTCTTGTCTTTTTGTTCATCCGATGACTCAAACAGGCTACAAATCTTATGTCTGCAAGGAATGTGGGGAAACTTTTAGTCAGAATACGCACCTTGAATGGCATCGGAAaactcacactggagaaaaaccatGTAAGAGTCAAGACAGAGACCAGCAGTCCCTTTGTGGCAAACGGTCTTTTAAATTTCACAGAACTCATATAATTAGTAAATCCTATAAATGTAATGATTGTGACAAGACTTTCAGCCAGACTTTTCATCTTATTCGGCACCAGAAGATCCATACTCCAAAACGCTATGAATGTGCCAAATGCCAGGCGACCTTCAACTTGAGCAAACGCTTCATCCAACACCAGAAAACTCATGCTGCCAAAGCTACCTCTGAGTGTCAGGAGTGTGGGAAGGTCTTCAGGCACAGTTCCCTGCTCATTGAACACCAGGCtgttcatactggagagaaaccttataagtgtaatgaatgtgggaaactCTTCAGCTATAACTCTACCTTAAAGATACATCAGAGGGTTCACAGTGGAGAGAAGCCTTACAAATGCAGtgagtgtgggaaagccttcTGTCGGTACACTCACCTTAATGAACATCAGCAAATTCATTCAGGCTACAGACCACACAAATGTCAGGAGTGTGTCAAGAGTTTTAACCGGCCCTCAAAACTGATTCGACATCAGTCCATTCATACCACAGAAAAGCCCTACAGCTGTTCTGAATGCAAGGAGACCTTTAGTCATAATGAACACCTTGTGCAACACCAGAAAATCCACACTGTTGAAACCCCCTATGAATGTCAGGAGTGTGGAGAACGCTTCACTTGCATCTCAACTCTGAATTGCCACCAGAGCGTTCACACTAGAGAAAAACAAGTATTTGATGTGAATAGGAAGACCTTGGATCAGAGCACAGAACAGAGAGAGCATCTAAGGTTTGATGAAAAGCACTTTAAGTGTAACAAATGTGAGAAAACCTTTAGCGACAGCAGATACCTAATTCAGCACAAGAGAATTCACACCATCATGAAGCCATTTGAGTGTGACCAGTGTGGGCAAGGCTTTGGCCAAAGTGCTCAGCTCATTCACCATCAAAGAATCCACTCCCTAGCAGGGCCACATGAACATGGTGAGCATAGGAAAGCATTCAGCAGCAGCACCTCCCTCATTGAACTTCAGTCTTTTCATACAAGCAAGCACCCCTTTAAATGTAACAAATGTGAAAAGACCTTCAGCCAGCGTGCATCCCTCTCAGAACATCGGTTAATTCACATTGGAGAGAAACCCTTTAAATGTAACAAGTGTGACAGAGTCTTTACCCAGAATAATTACCTTATTCAGCATCAGAGAATTCATGCTGAAAAGAAACCTCTTGAGtgtaaagaatgtgggaaaaCATTCAGTCAGAGCTCATGCCTATCTAAACATCATAGaattcacacaggagagaaaccctatgaatgtggTGACTGTGGGAAAGCCTTTAGCCTTAGTGCTGAACTTAACCGCCACCAGagagttcacactggagaaaagccTTACATTTGTCAGGAATGTGGAAAAGGCTTCAGCCAGGGATCATGCCTTACTATTCACCAGAGAGTTCATACTGGGGAGAAGCCCTACATATGTAgcgaatgtgggaaagcctttgcCCAGAAAGCAAATCTAACACAGCACAAGCGAATTCACACTGGGGAGAAGCCTTATACCTGTGATGTGTGTGGCAGAGCCTTTGGCTTCAGTGCCCATCTCAGTCAGCACCAGAGAATTCACACCCAGGAGAAACCTTATCAGTGTCAACATTGTCAAAAAACCTTTCGGTCCTGCTCAGCTCTTAGCCGCCATCAGAGGGTACACAAGTAA
- the ZNF473 gene encoding zinc finger protein 473 isoform X1, with protein MTLEKKRSLKESHWDPVAMAETHQRSSSRTEVMGIHLWVPEPSIQGPTYRKLLEVFVLETRSLIKVSARLVPSECCEGEFVTCLLVEFVTLKDVAMDFTLDDWKELGLDQGDLFWDTALDNYQNLFLLDPLRPNLTTHLDGNGELEALVRKSPEATGPDTVETKNSSLKQDFLEEGLSQEILETFSKDGFWNSNFVEDCIDESWLDSLLGDPESLLRSDVTTNKESSKECKSHEFKRGLSPISLLSTGEDSVVHDLPEKTFTPAKSNEDRSNFGYYSDQSQQNSVQGGEKPYKCSECGKSFSGSYHLIQHWIIHTREKPTVHQECERSSCLFVHPMTQTGYKSYVCKECGETFSQNTHLEWHRKTHTGEKPCKSQDRDQQSLCGKRSFKFHRTHIISKSYKCNDCDKTFSQTFHLIRHQKIHTPKRYECAKCQATFNLSKRFIQHQKTHAAKATSECQECGKVFRHSSLLIEHQAVHTGEKPYKCNECGKLFSYNSTLKIHQRVHSGEKPYKCSECGKAFCRYTHLNEHQQIHSGYRPHKCQECVKSFNRPSKLIRHQSIHTTEKPYSCSECKETFSHNEHLVQHQKIHTVETPYECQECGERFTCISTLNCHQSVHTREKQVFDVNRKTLDQSTEQREHLRFDEKHFKCNKCEKTFSDSRYLIQHKRIHTIMKPFECDQCGQGFGQSAQLIHHQRIHSLAGPHEHGEHRKAFSSSTSLIELQSFHTSKHPFKCNKCEKTFSQRASLSEHRLIHIGEKPFKCNKCDRVFTQNNYLIQHQRIHAEKKPLECKECGKTFSQSSCLSKHHRIHTGEKPYECGDCGKAFSLSAELNRHQRVHTGEKPYICQECGKGFSQGSCLTIHQRVHTGEKPYICSECGKAFAQKANLTQHKRIHTGEKPYTCDVCGRAFGFSAHLSQHQRIHTQEKPYQCQHCQKTFRSCSALSRHQRVHK; from the exons ATGACCCT GGAGAAGAAGAGGAGCTTAAAAGAGAGCCATTGGGACCCAGTCGCTATGGCTGAG ACCCACCAGAGAAGCTCCTCAAGGACGGAAGTGATGGGGATTCATCTGTGGGTTCCAGAGCCCAGCATACAGGGCCCTACATACAGGAAGCTTCTTGAGGTGtttg ttctggagaccagaagcctgatcaaggtgtcagcaaggcTAGTGCCTTCTGAGTGCTGTGAAGGAGAATTTGTTACCTGCCTTCTGGTG GAATTTGTGACCCTCAAGGATGTGGCCATGGACTTCACTTTGGATGATTGGAAGGAGCTGGGCCTAGACCAAGGGGACCTGTTTTGGGACACAGCACTGGACAACTACCAGAATCTCTTCCTGCTGG ACCCCCTAAGACCCAACTTGACCACCCACTTGGATGGCAATGGAGAGCTGGAGGCCCTGGTGAGAAAAAGCCCAGAAGCGACAGGCCCTG ACACGGTTGAGACCAAGAACTCTTCTTTGAAGCAGGATTTCTTGGAAGAAGGACTCtcccaagagattttggagaCGTTTTCCAAGGATGGATTTTGGAACTCCAATTTTGTAGAAGATTGTATAGATGAGAGCTGGTTAGATAGTTTGCTGGGAGATCCAGAAAGTCTTCTGAGGTCTGATGTTACCACCAACAAAGAAAGTTCCAAAGAATGTAAGAGTCACGAGTTCAAGAGAGGCCTTAGTCCTATATCCCTCCTTTCCACAGGAGAGGACTCTGTGGTACACGATCTTCCTGAAAAGACCTTCACGCCAGCTAAGTCTAATGAAGATAGGAGTAACTTTGGCTACTACTCAGACCAGAGCCAGCAGAATTCTGTCCAGGGAGGGGAGAAACCATATAAATGTAGTGAATGTGGGAAAAGCTTTAGTGGGAGTTACCATCTTATCCAGCACTGGATTATTCATACTAGGGAGAAACCTACTGTGCATCAAGAGTGTGAGAGAAGTTCTTGTCTTTTTGTTCATCCGATGACTCAAACAGGCTACAAATCTTATGTCTGCAAGGAATGTGGGGAAACTTTTAGTCAGAATACGCACCTTGAATGGCATCGGAAaactcacactggagaaaaaccatGTAAGAGTCAAGACAGAGACCAGCAGTCCCTTTGTGGCAAACGGTCTTTTAAATTTCACAGAACTCATATAATTAGTAAATCCTATAAATGTAATGATTGTGACAAGACTTTCAGCCAGACTTTTCATCTTATTCGGCACCAGAAGATCCATACTCCAAAACGCTATGAATGTGCCAAATGCCAGGCGACCTTCAACTTGAGCAAACGCTTCATCCAACACCAGAAAACTCATGCTGCCAAAGCTACCTCTGAGTGTCAGGAGTGTGGGAAGGTCTTCAGGCACAGTTCCCTGCTCATTGAACACCAGGCtgttcatactggagagaaaccttataagtgtaatgaatgtgggaaactCTTCAGCTATAACTCTACCTTAAAGATACATCAGAGGGTTCACAGTGGAGAGAAGCCTTACAAATGCAGtgagtgtgggaaagccttcTGTCGGTACACTCACCTTAATGAACATCAGCAAATTCATTCAGGCTACAGACCACACAAATGTCAGGAGTGTGTCAAGAGTTTTAACCGGCCCTCAAAACTGATTCGACATCAGTCCATTCATACCACAGAAAAGCCCTACAGCTGTTCTGAATGCAAGGAGACCTTTAGTCATAATGAACACCTTGTGCAACACCAGAAAATCCACACTGTTGAAACCCCCTATGAATGTCAGGAGTGTGGAGAACGCTTCACTTGCATCTCAACTCTGAATTGCCACCAGAGCGTTCACACTAGAGAAAAACAAGTATTTGATGTGAATAGGAAGACCTTGGATCAGAGCACAGAACAGAGAGAGCATCTAAGGTTTGATGAAAAGCACTTTAAGTGTAACAAATGTGAGAAAACCTTTAGCGACAGCAGATACCTAATTCAGCACAAGAGAATTCACACCATCATGAAGCCATTTGAGTGTGACCAGTGTGGGCAAGGCTTTGGCCAAAGTGCTCAGCTCATTCACCATCAAAGAATCCACTCCCTAGCAGGGCCACATGAACATGGTGAGCATAGGAAAGCATTCAGCAGCAGCACCTCCCTCATTGAACTTCAGTCTTTTCATACAAGCAAGCACCCCTTTAAATGTAACAAATGTGAAAAGACCTTCAGCCAGCGTGCATCCCTCTCAGAACATCGGTTAATTCACATTGGAGAGAAACCCTTTAAATGTAACAAGTGTGACAGAGTCTTTACCCAGAATAATTACCTTATTCAGCATCAGAGAATTCATGCTGAAAAGAAACCTCTTGAGtgtaaagaatgtgggaaaaCATTCAGTCAGAGCTCATGCCTATCTAAACATCATAGaattcacacaggagagaaaccctatgaatgtggTGACTGTGGGAAAGCCTTTAGCCTTAGTGCTGAACTTAACCGCCACCAGagagttcacactggagaaaagccTTACATTTGTCAGGAATGTGGAAAAGGCTTCAGCCAGGGATCATGCCTTACTATTCACCAGAGAGTTCATACTGGGGAGAAGCCCTACATATGTAgcgaatgtgggaaagcctttgcCCAGAAAGCAAATCTAACACAGCACAAGCGAATTCACACTGGGGAGAAGCCTTATACCTGTGATGTGTGTGGCAGAGCCTTTGGCTTCAGTGCCCATCTCAGTCAGCACCAGAGAATTCACACCCAGGAGAAACCTTATCAGTGTCAACATTGTCAAAAAACCTTTCGGTCCTGCTCAGCTCTTAGCCGCCATCAGAGGGTACACAAGTAA
- the ZNF473 gene encoding zinc finger protein 473 isoform X3, giving the protein MTLEKKRSLKESHWDPVAMAEEFVTLKDVAMDFTLDDWKELGLDQGDLFWDTALDNYQNLFLLDPLRPNLTTHLDGNGELEALVRKSPEATGPDTVETKNSSLKQDFLEEGLSQEILETFSKDGFWNSNFVEDCIDESWLDSLLGDPESLLRSDVTTNKESSKECKSHEFKRGLSPISLLSTGEDSVVHDLPEKTFTPAKSNEDRSNFGYYSDQSQQNSVQGGEKPYKCSECGKSFSGSYHLIQHWIIHTREKPTVHQECERSSCLFVHPMTQTGYKSYVCKECGETFSQNTHLEWHRKTHTGEKPCKSQDRDQQSLCGKRSFKFHRTHIISKSYKCNDCDKTFSQTFHLIRHQKIHTPKRYECAKCQATFNLSKRFIQHQKTHAAKATSECQECGKVFRHSSLLIEHQAVHTGEKPYKCNECGKLFSYNSTLKIHQRVHSGEKPYKCSECGKAFCRYTHLNEHQQIHSGYRPHKCQECVKSFNRPSKLIRHQSIHTTEKPYSCSECKETFSHNEHLVQHQKIHTVETPYECQECGERFTCISTLNCHQSVHTREKQVFDVNRKTLDQSTEQREHLRFDEKHFKCNKCEKTFSDSRYLIQHKRIHTIMKPFECDQCGQGFGQSAQLIHHQRIHSLAGPHEHGEHRKAFSSSTSLIELQSFHTSKHPFKCNKCEKTFSQRASLSEHRLIHIGEKPFKCNKCDRVFTQNNYLIQHQRIHAEKKPLECKECGKTFSQSSCLSKHHRIHTGEKPYECGDCGKAFSLSAELNRHQRVHTGEKPYICQECGKGFSQGSCLTIHQRVHTGEKPYICSECGKAFAQKANLTQHKRIHTGEKPYTCDVCGRAFGFSAHLSQHQRIHTQEKPYQCQHCQKTFRSCSALSRHQRVHK; this is encoded by the exons ATGACCCT GGAGAAGAAGAGGAGCTTAAAAGAGAGCCATTGGGACCCAGTCGCTATGGCTGAG GAATTTGTGACCCTCAAGGATGTGGCCATGGACTTCACTTTGGATGATTGGAAGGAGCTGGGCCTAGACCAAGGGGACCTGTTTTGGGACACAGCACTGGACAACTACCAGAATCTCTTCCTGCTGG ACCCCCTAAGACCCAACTTGACCACCCACTTGGATGGCAATGGAGAGCTGGAGGCCCTGGTGAGAAAAAGCCCAGAAGCGACAGGCCCTG ACACGGTTGAGACCAAGAACTCTTCTTTGAAGCAGGATTTCTTGGAAGAAGGACTCtcccaagagattttggagaCGTTTTCCAAGGATGGATTTTGGAACTCCAATTTTGTAGAAGATTGTATAGATGAGAGCTGGTTAGATAGTTTGCTGGGAGATCCAGAAAGTCTTCTGAGGTCTGATGTTACCACCAACAAAGAAAGTTCCAAAGAATGTAAGAGTCACGAGTTCAAGAGAGGCCTTAGTCCTATATCCCTCCTTTCCACAGGAGAGGACTCTGTGGTACACGATCTTCCTGAAAAGACCTTCACGCCAGCTAAGTCTAATGAAGATAGGAGTAACTTTGGCTACTACTCAGACCAGAGCCAGCAGAATTCTGTCCAGGGAGGGGAGAAACCATATAAATGTAGTGAATGTGGGAAAAGCTTTAGTGGGAGTTACCATCTTATCCAGCACTGGATTATTCATACTAGGGAGAAACCTACTGTGCATCAAGAGTGTGAGAGAAGTTCTTGTCTTTTTGTTCATCCGATGACTCAAACAGGCTACAAATCTTATGTCTGCAAGGAATGTGGGGAAACTTTTAGTCAGAATACGCACCTTGAATGGCATCGGAAaactcacactggagaaaaaccatGTAAGAGTCAAGACAGAGACCAGCAGTCCCTTTGTGGCAAACGGTCTTTTAAATTTCACAGAACTCATATAATTAGTAAATCCTATAAATGTAATGATTGTGACAAGACTTTCAGCCAGACTTTTCATCTTATTCGGCACCAGAAGATCCATACTCCAAAACGCTATGAATGTGCCAAATGCCAGGCGACCTTCAACTTGAGCAAACGCTTCATCCAACACCAGAAAACTCATGCTGCCAAAGCTACCTCTGAGTGTCAGGAGTGTGGGAAGGTCTTCAGGCACAGTTCCCTGCTCATTGAACACCAGGCtgttcatactggagagaaaccttataagtgtaatgaatgtgggaaactCTTCAGCTATAACTCTACCTTAAAGATACATCAGAGGGTTCACAGTGGAGAGAAGCCTTACAAATGCAGtgagtgtgggaaagccttcTGTCGGTACACTCACCTTAATGAACATCAGCAAATTCATTCAGGCTACAGACCACACAAATGTCAGGAGTGTGTCAAGAGTTTTAACCGGCCCTCAAAACTGATTCGACATCAGTCCATTCATACCACAGAAAAGCCCTACAGCTGTTCTGAATGCAAGGAGACCTTTAGTCATAATGAACACCTTGTGCAACACCAGAAAATCCACACTGTTGAAACCCCCTATGAATGTCAGGAGTGTGGAGAACGCTTCACTTGCATCTCAACTCTGAATTGCCACCAGAGCGTTCACACTAGAGAAAAACAAGTATTTGATGTGAATAGGAAGACCTTGGATCAGAGCACAGAACAGAGAGAGCATCTAAGGTTTGATGAAAAGCACTTTAAGTGTAACAAATGTGAGAAAACCTTTAGCGACAGCAGATACCTAATTCAGCACAAGAGAATTCACACCATCATGAAGCCATTTGAGTGTGACCAGTGTGGGCAAGGCTTTGGCCAAAGTGCTCAGCTCATTCACCATCAAAGAATCCACTCCCTAGCAGGGCCACATGAACATGGTGAGCATAGGAAAGCATTCAGCAGCAGCACCTCCCTCATTGAACTTCAGTCTTTTCATACAAGCAAGCACCCCTTTAAATGTAACAAATGTGAAAAGACCTTCAGCCAGCGTGCATCCCTCTCAGAACATCGGTTAATTCACATTGGAGAGAAACCCTTTAAATGTAACAAGTGTGACAGAGTCTTTACCCAGAATAATTACCTTATTCAGCATCAGAGAATTCATGCTGAAAAGAAACCTCTTGAGtgtaaagaatgtgggaaaaCATTCAGTCAGAGCTCATGCCTATCTAAACATCATAGaattcacacaggagagaaaccctatgaatgtggTGACTGTGGGAAAGCCTTTAGCCTTAGTGCTGAACTTAACCGCCACCAGagagttcacactggagaaaagccTTACATTTGTCAGGAATGTGGAAAAGGCTTCAGCCAGGGATCATGCCTTACTATTCACCAGAGAGTTCATACTGGGGAGAAGCCCTACATATGTAgcgaatgtgggaaagcctttgcCCAGAAAGCAAATCTAACACAGCACAAGCGAATTCACACTGGGGAGAAGCCTTATACCTGTGATGTGTGTGGCAGAGCCTTTGGCTTCAGTGCCCATCTCAGTCAGCACCAGAGAATTCACACCCAGGAGAAACCTTATCAGTGTCAACATTGTCAAAAAACCTTTCGGTCCTGCTCAGCTCTTAGCCGCCATCAGAGGGTACACAAGTAA
- the ZNF473 gene encoding zinc finger protein 473 isoform X4, protein MAEEFVTLKDVAMDFTLDDWKELGLDQGDLFWDTALDNYQNLFLLDPLRPNLTTHLDGNGELEALVRKSPEATGPDTVETKNSSLKQDFLEEGLSQEILETFSKDGFWNSNFVEDCIDESWLDSLLGDPESLLRSDVTTNKESSKECKSHEFKRGLSPISLLSTGEDSVVHDLPEKTFTPAKSNEDRSNFGYYSDQSQQNSVQGGEKPYKCSECGKSFSGSYHLIQHWIIHTREKPTVHQECERSSCLFVHPMTQTGYKSYVCKECGETFSQNTHLEWHRKTHTGEKPCKSQDRDQQSLCGKRSFKFHRTHIISKSYKCNDCDKTFSQTFHLIRHQKIHTPKRYECAKCQATFNLSKRFIQHQKTHAAKATSECQECGKVFRHSSLLIEHQAVHTGEKPYKCNECGKLFSYNSTLKIHQRVHSGEKPYKCSECGKAFCRYTHLNEHQQIHSGYRPHKCQECVKSFNRPSKLIRHQSIHTTEKPYSCSECKETFSHNEHLVQHQKIHTVETPYECQECGERFTCISTLNCHQSVHTREKQVFDVNRKTLDQSTEQREHLRFDEKHFKCNKCEKTFSDSRYLIQHKRIHTIMKPFECDQCGQGFGQSAQLIHHQRIHSLAGPHEHGEHRKAFSSSTSLIELQSFHTSKHPFKCNKCEKTFSQRASLSEHRLIHIGEKPFKCNKCDRVFTQNNYLIQHQRIHAEKKPLECKECGKTFSQSSCLSKHHRIHTGEKPYECGDCGKAFSLSAELNRHQRVHTGEKPYICQECGKGFSQGSCLTIHQRVHTGEKPYICSECGKAFAQKANLTQHKRIHTGEKPYTCDVCGRAFGFSAHLSQHQRIHTQEKPYQCQHCQKTFRSCSALSRHQRVHK, encoded by the exons ATGGCTGAG GAATTTGTGACCCTCAAGGATGTGGCCATGGACTTCACTTTGGATGATTGGAAGGAGCTGGGCCTAGACCAAGGGGACCTGTTTTGGGACACAGCACTGGACAACTACCAGAATCTCTTCCTGCTGG ACCCCCTAAGACCCAACTTGACCACCCACTTGGATGGCAATGGAGAGCTGGAGGCCCTGGTGAGAAAAAGCCCAGAAGCGACAGGCCCTG ACACGGTTGAGACCAAGAACTCTTCTTTGAAGCAGGATTTCTTGGAAGAAGGACTCtcccaagagattttggagaCGTTTTCCAAGGATGGATTTTGGAACTCCAATTTTGTAGAAGATTGTATAGATGAGAGCTGGTTAGATAGTTTGCTGGGAGATCCAGAAAGTCTTCTGAGGTCTGATGTTACCACCAACAAAGAAAGTTCCAAAGAATGTAAGAGTCACGAGTTCAAGAGAGGCCTTAGTCCTATATCCCTCCTTTCCACAGGAGAGGACTCTGTGGTACACGATCTTCCTGAAAAGACCTTCACGCCAGCTAAGTCTAATGAAGATAGGAGTAACTTTGGCTACTACTCAGACCAGAGCCAGCAGAATTCTGTCCAGGGAGGGGAGAAACCATATAAATGTAGTGAATGTGGGAAAAGCTTTAGTGGGAGTTACCATCTTATCCAGCACTGGATTATTCATACTAGGGAGAAACCTACTGTGCATCAAGAGTGTGAGAGAAGTTCTTGTCTTTTTGTTCATCCGATGACTCAAACAGGCTACAAATCTTATGTCTGCAAGGAATGTGGGGAAACTTTTAGTCAGAATACGCACCTTGAATGGCATCGGAAaactcacactggagaaaaaccatGTAAGAGTCAAGACAGAGACCAGCAGTCCCTTTGTGGCAAACGGTCTTTTAAATTTCACAGAACTCATATAATTAGTAAATCCTATAAATGTAATGATTGTGACAAGACTTTCAGCCAGACTTTTCATCTTATTCGGCACCAGAAGATCCATACTCCAAAACGCTATGAATGTGCCAAATGCCAGGCGACCTTCAACTTGAGCAAACGCTTCATCCAACACCAGAAAACTCATGCTGCCAAAGCTACCTCTGAGTGTCAGGAGTGTGGGAAGGTCTTCAGGCACAGTTCCCTGCTCATTGAACACCAGGCtgttcatactggagagaaaccttataagtgtaatgaatgtgggaaactCTTCAGCTATAACTCTACCTTAAAGATACATCAGAGGGTTCACAGTGGAGAGAAGCCTTACAAATGCAGtgagtgtgggaaagccttcTGTCGGTACACTCACCTTAATGAACATCAGCAAATTCATTCAGGCTACAGACCACACAAATGTCAGGAGTGTGTCAAGAGTTTTAACCGGCCCTCAAAACTGATTCGACATCAGTCCATTCATACCACAGAAAAGCCCTACAGCTGTTCTGAATGCAAGGAGACCTTTAGTCATAATGAACACCTTGTGCAACACCAGAAAATCCACACTGTTGAAACCCCCTATGAATGTCAGGAGTGTGGAGAACGCTTCACTTGCATCTCAACTCTGAATTGCCACCAGAGCGTTCACACTAGAGAAAAACAAGTATTTGATGTGAATAGGAAGACCTTGGATCAGAGCACAGAACAGAGAGAGCATCTAAGGTTTGATGAAAAGCACTTTAAGTGTAACAAATGTGAGAAAACCTTTAGCGACAGCAGATACCTAATTCAGCACAAGAGAATTCACACCATCATGAAGCCATTTGAGTGTGACCAGTGTGGGCAAGGCTTTGGCCAAAGTGCTCAGCTCATTCACCATCAAAGAATCCACTCCCTAGCAGGGCCACATGAACATGGTGAGCATAGGAAAGCATTCAGCAGCAGCACCTCCCTCATTGAACTTCAGTCTTTTCATACAAGCAAGCACCCCTTTAAATGTAACAAATGTGAAAAGACCTTCAGCCAGCGTGCATCCCTCTCAGAACATCGGTTAATTCACATTGGAGAGAAACCCTTTAAATGTAACAAGTGTGACAGAGTCTTTACCCAGAATAATTACCTTATTCAGCATCAGAGAATTCATGCTGAAAAGAAACCTCTTGAGtgtaaagaatgtgggaaaaCATTCAGTCAGAGCTCATGCCTATCTAAACATCATAGaattcacacaggagagaaaccctatgaatgtggTGACTGTGGGAAAGCCTTTAGCCTTAGTGCTGAACTTAACCGCCACCAGagagttcacactggagaaaagccTTACATTTGTCAGGAATGTGGAAAAGGCTTCAGCCAGGGATCATGCCTTACTATTCACCAGAGAGTTCATACTGGGGAGAAGCCCTACATATGTAgcgaatgtgggaaagcctttgcCCAGAAAGCAAATCTAACACAGCACAAGCGAATTCACACTGGGGAGAAGCCTTATACCTGTGATGTGTGTGGCAGAGCCTTTGGCTTCAGTGCCCATCTCAGTCAGCACCAGAGAATTCACACCCAGGAGAAACCTTATCAGTGTCAACATTGTCAAAAAACCTTTCGGTCCTGCTCAGCTCTTAGCCGCCATCAGAGGGTACACAAGTAA